A window of the Janthinobacterium agaricidamnosum NBRC 102515 = DSM 9628 genome harbors these coding sequences:
- the carB gene encoding carbamoyl-phosphate synthase large subunit, protein MPKRLDIKSILIIGAGPIVIGQACEFDYSGAQACKALREEGYKVILVNSNPATIMTDPEMADVTYIEPITWSVVERIIAKERPDAILPTMGGQTALNCALDLHNNGVLAKYNVELIGASPEAIDKAEDRSKFKDAMTRIGLGSARSGVAHSMEESWAVQREVGFPTIIRPSFTMGGSGGGIAYNEEEFETICKRGLEASPTKELLIEESLLGWKEYEMEVVRDKADNCIIICSIENLDPMGVHTGDSITVAPAQTLTDKEYQIMRNASLAVLREIGVDTGGSNVQFSINPVDGRMIVIEMNPRVSRSSALASKATGFPIAKIAAKLAVGFTLDELRNEITGGATPASFEPSIDYVVTKIPRFTFEKFPTADHHLTTQMKSVGEVMAIGRTFQESFQKALRGLEVGVDGMNEKTKDREKIEEELGEPGPERIWYVGDAFAQGFTLEEVHQLTKIDPWFLIQIKEIVDLELWLDTQKLESLDKTTLYKLKQKGFSDRRLGFLLQTTDTAVRQQRHALNIRPVYKRVDTCAAEFSTDTAYMYSTYDEECESNPTDKKKIMVLGGGPNRIGQGIEFDYCCVHAALAMREDGYETIMVNCNPETVSTDYDTSDRLYFESLTLEDVLEIVAIEKPVGVIVQYGGQTPLKLALDLEANGVPIIGTSPDMIDAAEDRERFQQMLHKLELRQPPNRTARTEADALQLAQEIGYPLVVRPSYVLGGRAMEIVHEQRDLERYMREAVKVSHDSPVLLDRFLNDAIECDVDCISDGETTFIGGVMEHIEQAGVHSGDSACSLPPYSLSPETIDELKRQTSLMAKGLNVVGLMNVQFAIQKQEVEGQLRDVVYVLEVNPRASRTVPFVSKATGLQLAKIAARCMVGQSLASQGITREVVPPYFSVKEAVFPFVKFPGVDTILGPEMKSTGEVMGVGTTFGEAFVKSQLGAGVNLPKSGKVFLSVKASDKPRAVQVARDLVDSGFSLVASKGTAAVIAAAGIPVTPVNKVIEGRPHVVDMIKNHEIVLVVNTVEEKRSAIVDSRAIRTSALAARVTTYTTIAGAEAAVEGIRHLDELRVYDLQGLHKTLH, encoded by the coding sequence ATGCCTAAACGTTTAGATATTAAAAGTATTCTGATTATTGGCGCCGGCCCGATCGTGATCGGCCAGGCCTGCGAATTCGACTATTCCGGCGCGCAAGCGTGCAAGGCCCTGCGCGAAGAGGGTTATAAAGTCATTCTGGTCAACAGCAACCCTGCGACCATCATGACCGACCCGGAAATGGCCGACGTCACCTACATCGAACCGATCACCTGGTCGGTAGTCGAGCGCATCATCGCCAAGGAACGTCCGGACGCGATCTTGCCGACCATGGGCGGCCAGACCGCGCTGAACTGCGCGCTGGACTTGCACAACAATGGCGTGCTGGCGAAATACAATGTCGAGCTGATCGGCGCGTCGCCTGAAGCCATCGACAAGGCCGAAGACCGTTCGAAATTCAAGGACGCGATGACCAGGATCGGCCTCGGTTCGGCCCGTTCCGGCGTGGCGCACTCGATGGAAGAGTCGTGGGCGGTGCAGCGCGAAGTGGGTTTCCCGACCATTATCCGCCCATCGTTCACCATGGGCGGCAGCGGCGGCGGCATCGCCTACAACGAAGAAGAATTCGAAACCATCTGCAAGCGCGGCCTGGAAGCCTCGCCGACCAAAGAGCTGCTGATCGAAGAATCGCTGCTGGGCTGGAAAGAGTACGAGATGGAAGTGGTGCGCGACAAGGCGGACAACTGCATCATCATTTGCTCGATCGAAAACCTGGACCCGATGGGCGTGCATACCGGCGACTCGATCACCGTGGCGCCGGCGCAAACGCTGACCGACAAGGAATACCAGATCATGCGCAATGCCTCGCTGGCGGTGCTGCGCGAGATCGGCGTCGACACCGGCGGTTCCAACGTGCAATTCTCGATCAACCCGGTCGATGGCCGCATGATCGTCATCGAAATGAATCCGCGCGTGTCGCGTTCGTCGGCGCTGGCGTCGAAAGCCACCGGCTTCCCGATCGCCAAGATCGCGGCCAAGCTGGCCGTGGGTTTCACCCTGGACGAATTGCGCAACGAAATCACCGGCGGCGCGACCCCGGCCTCGTTCGAACCGTCGATCGACTACGTGGTCACCAAGATTCCACGTTTCACGTTCGAGAAATTCCCGACCGCCGACCACCATCTGACCACCCAGATGAAATCGGTCGGCGAGGTGATGGCGATCGGCCGCACCTTCCAGGAATCGTTCCAGAAAGCGTTGCGCGGCCTGGAAGTCGGCGTCGACGGCATGAATGAAAAAACCAAGGACCGCGAAAAGATCGAAGAAGAACTGGGCGAGCCTGGTCCTGAGCGCATCTGGTACGTCGGCGATGCGTTTGCCCAAGGTTTCACTTTGGAAGAAGTGCACCAGTTGACCAAGATCGACCCGTGGTTCCTGATCCAGATCAAGGAAATCGTCGACCTGGAACTGTGGCTGGACACCCAGAAGCTGGAAAGTCTGGACAAGACCACGCTGTACAAGTTGAAGCAAAAAGGTTTTTCCGACCGTCGCCTGGGTTTCTTGCTGCAAACCACCGATACGGCCGTGCGCCAGCAGCGCCATGCCTTGAACATCCGTCCCGTCTACAAGCGCGTCGATACCTGCGCGGCCGAATTCTCGACCGACACCGCGTACATGTATTCGACCTATGACGAAGAATGCGAATCGAACCCGACCGACAAGAAAAAGATCATGGTGCTGGGCGGTGGCCCGAACCGTATCGGCCAGGGTATCGAATTCGACTATTGCTGCGTGCACGCGGCGCTGGCGATGCGCGAAGACGGTTACGAGACCATCATGGTCAATTGCAACCCTGAAACTGTATCGACCGACTATGACACCTCGGACCGCCTGTATTTCGAATCGCTGACGCTGGAAGACGTGCTGGAAATCGTCGCCATCGAAAAACCGGTCGGCGTGATCGTCCAGTACGGCGGCCAGACGCCGCTGAAACTGGCGCTGGACCTGGAGGCGAACGGCGTGCCGATCATCGGCACGTCGCCGGACATGATCGACGCCGCCGAAGACCGCGAGCGTTTCCAGCAAATGCTGCACAAGCTGGAATTGCGCCAGCCGCCTAACCGCACCGCGCGCACCGAAGCCGATGCCTTGCAACTGGCACAGGAAATCGGTTATCCGCTGGTGGTGCGTCCTTCCTACGTACTGGGCGGCCGGGCGATGGAAATCGTCCACGAACAGCGCGACCTGGAGCGTTACATGCGCGAAGCGGTCAAAGTGTCGCACGATTCGCCAGTGCTGCTGGACCGCTTCCTGAACGACGCGATCGAGTGCGACGTCGATTGCATTTCCGACGGTGAAACCACCTTCATCGGCGGCGTGATGGAGCATATCGAACAGGCCGGCGTCCACTCGGGCGACTCGGCTTGCTCGCTGCCGCCGTACTCGCTGTCGCCGGAAACCATCGATGAATTGAAGCGCCAGACTTCGCTGATGGCCAAGGGCTTGAATGTGGTCGGCTTGATGAACGTGCAGTTTGCGATCCAGAAGCAGGAAGTTGAAGGCCAGTTGCGCGACGTAGTCTATGTGCTGGAAGTCAATCCACGCGCGTCGCGGACCGTGCCTTTCGTGTCGAAAGCCACCGGCTTGCAATTGGCCAAGATTGCCGCACGCTGCATGGTCGGCCAGTCGCTGGCGTCGCAAGGCATTACCAGGGAAGTGGTGCCGCCATACTTCAGCGTCAAGGAAGCGGTATTCCCCTTCGTTAAATTCCCTGGCGTCGACACCATCCTCGGACCGGAAATGAAATCGACCGGCGAAGTGATGGGCGTGGGCACGACCTTCGGCGAAGCGTTCGTCAAGTCGCAACTGGGCGCCGGCGTCAACTTGCCGAAGTCCGGCAAAGTGTTCCTGAGCGTCAAGGCATCCGACAAGCCGCGCGCCGTGCAGGTGGCACGCGACCTGGTCGATTCCGGCTTCTCGCTGGTGGCCAGCAAGGGCACCGCCGCGGTCATCGCCGCAGCGGGTATTCCGGTCACGCCGGTGAACAAGGTCATCGAAGGCCGTCCGCACGTGGTCGACATGATCAAGAACCATGAGATCGTGCTGGTGGTCAATACCGTCGAAGAAAAACGCAGCGCCATCGTCGATTCGCGGGCGATCCGCACCTCGGCGCTGGCCGCGCGCGTGACGACGTATACCACCATCGCCGGCGCCGAAGCGGCGGTCGAAGGCATCCGCCATCTGGACGAGTTGCGTGTGTATGATTTACAAGGTCTGCATAAAACCTTACACTAA